The following are encoded in a window of Salinigranum halophilum genomic DNA:
- a CDS encoding DEAD/DEAH box helicase, whose product MSQQVGQVDTLFLHERGENFLVVVQRDGKRVFRAILELKETSAGPRPAKFRIKRGSSEEPRDPQQFVELARRASRIRISQQTSAGARDRLKEMLDGYQLEALTVRTCRYCASNGRYSPITADTAIKADRDHVCPDCARRELERELSYSGSITGAAKDRLEELLLQTQDLDKVTNLLQGGLNPDLTKFDEVSATVEDVDPVPTSSLALHPTLQSRVEGRFDSLLPVQSLSVENGLFEGRDQLVVSATATGKTLVGELAGLDRVLKGKGKLLFLVPLVALANQKHEDFEERYGDVANVTIRVGASRISDSNASFDPSADIIVGTYEGIDHALRTGKDLGDIGTVVIDEVHTLKEDERGHRLDGMISRLKYYCERRAERRQRYDGAQWVYLSATVGNPEWLARRLEATLIEFEERPVPIERHVTFADGQEKARIIDKLVRREFDSESSKGYRGQTIVFTNSRRRCHELARKIGYDAAPYHAGLDYGRRKRVERQFGNQDLAAVVTTAALAAGVDFPASQVVFDSLAMGIEWLSVQEFEQMLGRAGRPDYHDRGRVYLLVEPDCSYHGSMEMTEDEVAFKLLKGEMEDVATVYDEAAAAEETLANVIVAGKRAKRLNDRMLGDIDTTRAVGRLLEWEFIDGFEPTPLGAAVCRHFLAPSEAFTLLDCIRKGFDPYEVVATMELRDQH is encoded by the coding sequence GTGTCACAGCAGGTCGGGCAGGTCGACACGCTGTTCCTCCACGAGCGAGGCGAGAACTTCCTCGTGGTGGTCCAGCGCGACGGCAAGCGGGTGTTCCGGGCGATTCTCGAGTTGAAAGAGACCTCCGCAGGCCCGCGTCCCGCGAAGTTCCGCATCAAGCGTGGTTCGTCGGAGGAACCGCGCGACCCCCAGCAGTTCGTCGAACTCGCCCGGCGTGCGTCTCGAATCCGCATCTCTCAGCAGACGTCCGCCGGCGCACGAGACCGGCTGAAAGAGATGCTCGACGGCTATCAACTGGAGGCGCTGACGGTCCGGACCTGCCGGTACTGTGCGTCGAACGGGCGGTACTCGCCAATCACGGCGGACACCGCCATCAAAGCCGACCGCGACCACGTCTGTCCCGACTGCGCCCGCCGAGAACTCGAGCGCGAACTCTCGTACTCCGGGTCCATCACGGGGGCGGCGAAAGACCGGCTGGAGGAACTCCTGCTCCAGACGCAGGACCTCGACAAGGTGACGAACCTCCTCCAGGGCGGACTGAACCCCGACCTCACCAAGTTCGACGAGGTCTCCGCCACGGTGGAGGACGTCGACCCCGTCCCCACCTCGTCGCTGGCCCTCCACCCGACGCTGCAGTCTCGCGTCGAGGGGCGGTTCGACTCCTTGCTCCCGGTGCAGTCGCTCTCGGTCGAGAACGGCCTCTTCGAGGGCCGCGACCAGCTCGTCGTGAGCGCGACGGCCACGGGGAAGACGCTCGTCGGCGAACTCGCGGGGCTCGACCGGGTGTTGAAGGGGAAGGGGAAACTCCTCTTTCTCGTTCCCCTGGTCGCGCTCGCCAACCAGAAGCACGAGGACTTCGAAGAGCGGTACGGCGACGTCGCCAACGTGACTATCAGGGTGGGCGCATCGCGTATCTCGGACTCGAACGCCTCCTTCGACCCCTCGGCGGACATCATCGTCGGCACCTACGAGGGAATCGACCACGCCCTCCGGACGGGGAAGGACCTCGGCGACATCGGGACGGTGGTCATCGACGAGGTCCACACCCTCAAAGAGGACGAACGCGGTCACCGCCTCGACGGGATGATCTCCCGGCTGAAGTACTACTGCGAGCGGCGGGCCGAGCGGAGACAGCGCTACGACGGCGCACAGTGGGTCTACCTCTCCGCGACGGTCGGCAACCCCGAGTGGCTCGCCCGCCGACTCGAAGCGACCCTCATCGAGTTCGAAGAGCGGCCGGTCCCCATCGAACGACACGTCACGTTCGCCGACGGGCAGGAGAAAGCCCGGATAATCGACAAACTCGTCAGACGGGAGTTCGACAGCGAGTCGTCGAAGGGGTACCGCGGGCAGACCATCGTCTTCACCAACTCGCGGCGGCGCTGTCACGAACTCGCGCGGAAGATCGGGTACGACGCGGCACCGTACCACGCGGGGCTCGATTACGGGAGACGCAAGCGCGTCGAACGCCAGTTCGGGAATCAGGACCTCGCGGCGGTCGTCACCACGGCGGCGCTCGCCGCGGGCGTCGACTTCCCCGCGTCGCAGGTCGTCTTCGACTCGTTGGCGATGGGTATCGAGTGGCTCTCGGTCCAGGAGTTCGAGCAGATGCTCGGCCGGGCGGGCCGTCCCGACTACCACGACCGGGGCCGGGTGTACTTGCTGGTCGAACCCGACTGCAGCTACCACGGGTCGATGGAGATGACCGAAGACGAGGTGGCGTTCAAACTCCTCAAAGGGGAGATGGAGGACGTCGCCACCGTCTACGACGAGGCCGCCGCCGCCGAGGAGACGCTGGCGAACGTCATCGTCGCGGGCAAACGCGCCAAGCGCCTCAACGACCGGATGCTCGGCGACATCGATACGACGCGCGCGGTCGGCCGCCTCCTCGAGTGGGAGTTCATCGACGGGTTCGAACCGACGCCGCTGGGTGCGGCGGTCTGTCGGCACTTCCTCGCCCCGAGCGAGGCGTTCACCCTTCTCGACTGCATCCGGAAGGGGTTCGACCCCTACGAGGTCGTCGCCACGATGGAACTGCGCGACCAGCACTGA